The DNA sequence TTTATTTTGAACGAGTCACAGGGAATCCTACAAAACAACAAAGCAGCGCCGGCTCGCCACTCTGTTGCAAGATAGTGCACTTCAACTTCAATTCTTCAAACTCGCTGGACTTCCTCGTCAAAGCAAGCCGTACTGAGTGCGTTCGGGCGCACGTAGCGTCTCCTTGCACAACCTCGGCACAAACCCGGGGCTTTGGGTGGTGCGAACGCCATCAATCTGGCTGGCGACAAAAGGAGACCGCAACATGACGCGACGTAGTAAGCCGAAATCACAAACCACCCCTCCCTCAAAGACGGCGGCTTCCGCCCGCTCAACATCGGTAGAACCGACATCCAAAACTCATAGAGTCATCGGGCTGCTGCAAAACAAGCGTGGCGCGACGATTTCCGAGTTGGCGGCTGCAACCGGTTGGCAGGCGCATAGCGTTCGCGGCTTCCTTTCGGCAACAGTGCGCAAGAAACTCGGACTTGAACTGCGTTCCGAAAAGCGGGCTGGTGAGGCGCGGCGCTACCATGTCGAAGGATGAGCTTGACCGAAAGGGCCGCAAACCATCTCTCGACGACATAGCGGCCCATCTCATTCGATTGAGCACAAGCGACGCAGATGAACTGCGGGCGTTTTGGCGA is a window from the Hyphomicrobiaceae bacterium genome containing:
- a CDS encoding DUF3489 domain-containing protein; translation: MTRRSKPKSQTTPPSKTAASARSTSVEPTSKTHRVIGLLQNKRGATISELAAATGWQAHSVRGFLSATVRKKLGLELRSEKRAGEARRYHVEG